A segment of the Allosaccharopolyspora coralli genome:
AGCGCGGGCGGTTCGATCGCGGATCGCGTGCGGGAGCGAACCGACGGACGGGGGACGGATTCCGTCATCGACGCGGTGGGGATGGAGGCGCACGGGTCCCCCTTCGGCGAACTGGCGCAGAAGATGGCGAGCGCCCTGCCCGCCGAGGTGTCCGCACCGATGATGAAGAACGCCGGCGTCGACCGGCTGTCCGTGCTGCACGAATGCATCGACACCGTCCGTCGTGGGGGCACGATCTCACTCAGCGGCGTCTACGGCGGCATGGCAGACCCGATGCCGATGCTCACGCTCTTCGACAAAGGGCTCGCCGTACGGATGGGCCAGGCGCACGTCAAACACTGGATCGGGGATCTGATGCCGCTGGTGGAGGACCCTGCCGATCCGCTCGGCGTCGGCGACCTCACCACCCACACACTGCCCCTGGACGAAGCACCCCACGGATACGACATCTTTCAGAAGAAGGCCGACAACGCCATCAAGGTCGTTCTTCGTCCCTGACTCTCCACTGTGCACAGGAGGTACTCGATGCCCAAGCACGTGTTCGTGCTGGGTCCGGATGACCGCAACCTCCAGACGTTACGCGATTCTCCCGCACTCGAGGACTGTCAGCTGCACCGGCTGCTCGACAGCGAGGATCTGGTGCACGTCGACCGGATCGACTTCGACGGTCTGCTCGCCACCGCCGACCGGCGTCTTCGCGAGTTCGACGGACCCGTCGACGCCGTGATCGGGTACTGGGATTTCCCGGTGTGCACGTTGGTTCCGTTGCTGTGCGAGGCACGCGGACTGCATTCGGCGGATCTGCGCGCGTTGCTCAAGTGCGAACACAAGTACTGGAGCCGCCTGGAACAGCGCAAGGTGATCGCGGATCTCCCGGACTTCGCCGTCCTCGACCTCGATCAGGACGCGAAGCCGCCCGAGGACGTCACGTATCCGATGTGGCTCAATGAGGTGTATCAAGGATCTTGGACAGGGCCTCTCGACTGAGAGGATGCGTCCGTGCCGGAGAAGCGTCGGAAGTTCAGCCCGCAGTTCAAGGCCGAGGCGGTGCAGCTGGTAGTGAGCACCGGTCGGCCGGTGGTTGAGGTGGCCCGGGAGTTGCAGATCAACGAGGGGACCTTGGGCAACTGGGTCAACACCTGGCGGCGGGAGAACCCGGAACCCGAGCCCGAGATGAGTCCCGTGGAGCGTGCGCGGTTGAGCGAGTTGGAAGCCGAAGTGCAGCGGCTGCGGATGGAAAACGAGTTCCTGAAAAAAGCAGCGGCCTTCTTCGCCCGGACGCAGGACTGAGTCAGCGCTGCGCGCTGATCGAGGCGGAGAAGGCCAACTACAGCATTTCCTGGATGTGTCGCATGCTTGGCGTGGCTCGGTCGTCGTTCTACGCCTGGCGCCACCGCGCCGAGACCCCGACGACCGCCCGGCGGCGGGAGCTTGCCGGACACGTGCGCCGCGTGTTCGACCAGTCCCGCCGGACGTACGGGTGCCGCCGGGTCGCCGCCCAGCTGGCCCGGGACGGCATCGAGGCCAGCGTGGGCCTGGTCGCGGACCTGATGCGCGAGCAGGGTTTGGCCGCGGTGCAACCCCGCGCGTACAAGACCACCACCGTGCCCGGTGAGCAGCCGGTCACCAGCCCGGATCTCCTCGGGCGGGACTTCACCGCCGGCACGCCCGGAACGCGGCTGGTCGGCGACATCACCTACCTGCCCACCAGCGAGGGGTGGCTGTATCTGGCCACGGTCATCGACCCGGCCACCCGCATGGTCGTCGGCTGGGCCATGGCCGCCCACATGCGCACCAGCCTGGTCATCGACGCGCTGGCCATGGCCCGCACCCACGGGCACCTCACCGCCGGGGCGGTGTTCCACTCCGACCGCGGAGCCCAGTACACCTCGAAGGAGTTTTCCCGCTACTGCAAGAAAATCCGCGTCACCACAAGCCTCGGTGGCACCGGAGTCTGCTGGGACAACGCCGCCGCCGAATCGTTCTTCGCGAGCCTGAAAAACGAGTGCTACCACCTGCACCGACACACCACCCGCGCCCGCGCACGATTCGCCGTAGCCGACTACATCGAAGTCTTCTACAACCGCCAACGACTACACAGCAGCCTCGGCTACCGCACCCCCACCGAGGCCCTACACGACCACCACCCGGCCGCAGCAGCGGCCTGACCACAACAAACCAGAGGAACTGTCCAAGATCATTGACACAGCCCACAAACCGGTGAAGTCGTTCTCCTCGCAGCTGGCTTTCAAGGTCCACGACGAGGAGGAGTTCACCGAGGCCATCGGGAGTATTCGTGAGGGGATCGGCCGCATAGGACAGCCGTTCGACACCGCCCTTGCCCATGCGAACCTGCCCGACGAGATCGCCGAGGTCGGCGGAATAGCCTGCATCGCCGAGGAGGCCGTGAAGGGGCAGCAACTCACGGTCGAGGGGTACAGCCATGGCGGAACCATCTACTTCTACGGCGTCGTGGAATCCGTGCTCTATCCGGGCACACCGAGTTTCCAGCGCTACCAGTATCCGTCGACATTGCCGCAGGACGTGCGCGACCGCGCCACGGCGGACTCGGAACGCGTGATCCGGCAGATCGGCCTCGACTGGGTACCGTTCAACATCGAGTTCTTCTGGGATCCCGACACCGGTCGACTCAACCTGTTGGAGGTCAATCCCCGGCATTCGCAGTCGCACGCCCAGATGTTCGAAGCCGTCGACGGCGCGCCGAACCATCAGGTCATGGCCCAGCTCGCGCTCGGTCGCGATCCGCGCATGCCGCGCCGCGAAGGTGAACACGCCGTCGCAGGAAAATGGTTCTATCGCCGGTTCACGAACGCGACGGTACGTCACGCCCCCACGGACGACGAGATCGCCGCCGTGGAAGAGCACAACCCCGGAGTACGGATCACCGTGCTCCCGCACGACGGCATGCGCCTCGATGAACTTCCCGACCAGGACAGCTACAGCTTCGAGCTGGCCCACCTCTACATCGGAGCGCGGAACGAGGAGGACATGCAGGCCAAGTACGACCGCTGTGTCGCGGCGCTGCCTTTCGAATTCGACGAAGTGGGAGGACGTACGTGAGAACCGTGACGACGCTACCGCTGAAGGTCCGGGAGGACAGTCACGAGTGGGTGCCGCTCACGGACGGGGCCCGGTTGAGCGCGACCGTATGGCGACCGGTGTCCTCGGACGACGACCCGGTTCCCGCCATCCTGGAGTTCATTCCCTACCGTCAGCGGGATCTCACGGCACGCCGTGACTCCATCCACCACCCGTACATGGCGGGACACGGGTACGCGTGTGTGCGGGTGGATCTGCGCGGCAGCGGGGAGTCGGACGGTGTCCTCACGGACGAGTACCTGGAGCAGGAGTTCAGCGACGCCCAGGAAGTCCTCGCCTGGCTTGCCCAGCAGCCGTGGTGCGACGGCACGACCGGCATGATGGGGATCTCGTGGGGCGGATTCAACGCGTTGCAAGTCGCCGCGCGAGCGCCCGTGAACCTCGGGGCAGTCATCGCGGTGTGTTCCTCGGACGACCGCTACGCCGACGACGTGCACTACATGGGCGGCTGCCTGCTCAGCGACAACCTGTCGTGGGCGTCGACGATGTTCGCCTACAACTCGTGTCCGCCGGACCCTGCCGTGGTGGGCGAGC
Coding sequences within it:
- a CDS encoding IS3 family transposase (programmed frameshift) — its product is MPEKRRKFSPQFKAEAVQLVVSTGRPVVEVARELQINEGTLGNWVNTWRRENPEPEPEMSPVERARLSELEAEVQRLRMENEFLKKAGGLLRPDAGLSQRCALIEAEKANYSISWMCRMLGVARSSFYAWRHRAETPTTARRRELAGHVRRVFDQSRRTYGCRRVAAQLARDGIEASVGLVADLMREQGLAAVQPRAYKTTTVPGEQPVTSPDLLGRDFTAGTPGTRLVGDITYLPTSEGWLYLATVIDPATRMVVGWAMAAHMRTSLVIDALAMARTHGHLTAGAVFHSDRGAQYTSKEFSRYCKKIRVTTSLGGTGVCWDNAAAESFFASLKNECYHLHRHTTRARARFAVADYIEVFYNRQRLHSSLGYRTPTEALHDHHPAAAAA
- a CDS encoding ATP-grasp domain-containing protein, which encodes MKSFSSQLAFKVHDEEEFTEAIGSIREGIGRIGQPFDTALAHANLPDEIAEVGGIACIAEEAVKGQQLTVEGYSHGGTIYFYGVVESVLYPGTPSFQRYQYPSTLPQDVRDRATADSERVIRQIGLDWVPFNIEFFWDPDTGRLNLLEVNPRHSQSHAQMFEAVDGAPNHQVMAQLALGRDPRMPRREGEHAVAGKWFYRRFTNATVRHAPTDDEIAAVEEHNPGVRITVLPHDGMRLDELPDQDSYSFELAHLYIGARNEEDMQAKYDRCVAALPFEFDEVGGRT